A single genomic interval of Capricornis sumatraensis isolate serow.1 chromosome 11, serow.2, whole genome shotgun sequence harbors:
- the PAG1 gene encoding phosphoprotein associated with glycosphingolipid-enriched microdomains 1: MGSEGSLLIEGQAHIILLGSLASVATFFLITFLIFLCSSCDREKKPRPHSGDHENLMNVPSDKEMFSRSVTSLATDAPPSSEQNGALTNGDILSEDSTVTCMQHYEEVQTSASDLLDSQDSTGKPKCHQSRELPRIPPESSVDMMHNGRSADGEQGLGMEGPYEVLKDSSSQENMVEDCLYETVNEIKEVTAATQPSRGHSGRSKSTSGVKELPGPQANSRTDFAEYASVDRNKKCRQSVNAEILLGNSCDPEEEAPPPVPMKLLDENENLQKKESQAEEGADEGTSETNKRLSSLSYKSREEDPTLTEEEISAMYSSVHKKGQPGNKSGQSLRVPEASYTSMPGAAPRSPSSCNDLYATVKDFEKMPNSVSTLPAAGRPSEEPEPDYEAIQTLNREEEKAAPETNSHHGLCPKENDYESIGDLQQCRDVTRL, encoded by the exons atggGATCCGAGGGAAGCTTGCTGATCGAGGGACAAGCACATATCATCCTGCTGGGGAGCCTGGCATCTGTGGCCACCTTCTTCCTCATCACCTTCCTCATCTTCCTGTGTTCCAGTTGCGACAG aGAAAAGAAGCCAAGACCGCACAGCGGGGACCATGAGAACCTGATGAACGTG CCTTCTGACAAGGAGATGTTCAGCCGCTCTGTCACCAGCCTGGCCACAGATGCGCCCCCGAGCAGCGAGCAGAACGGAGCACTCACCAATGGAGACA TTCTTTCAGAAGACAGCACGGTGACCTGCATGCAACATTATGAGGAAGTCCAGACCTCGGCTTCTGATCTACTGGACTCCCAGGACAGCACAGGGAAGCCGAAATGTCATCAGAGCCGAGAGTTGCCCAGAATTCCCCCAGAGAGCTCGGTGGACATGATGCACAATGGGAGAAGTGCAGACGGGGAACAGGGTCTGGGCATGGAAGGACCCTATGAAGTGCTCAAGGATAGTTCCTCGCAAGAAAACATGGTGGAGGACTGCTTGTATGAAACCGTGAACGAAATTAAGGAGGTGACGGCAGCTACCCAGCCAAGTCGAGGCCACAGCGGTAGGTCGAAGTCAACTTCCGGTGTGAAAGAGCTTCCGGGGCCACAGGCCAACAGCAGAACAGACTTTGCCGAGTATGCCTCGGTGGACAGAAACAAAAAGTGTCGACAGAGTGTCAACGCGGAGATTCTTCTTGGAAATTCATGTGATCCAGAAGAGGAGGCCCCGCCTCCTGTCCCCATGAAACTCCTGGACGAAAATGAAAACCTTCAGAAGAAAGAGAGTCAAGCAGAAGAGGGAGCTGATGAGGGGACCAGTGAAACCAACAAG AGACTTAGTTCATTGTCGTACAAGTCCCGGGAAGAAGACCCAACTCTCACAGAAGAAGAG ATCTCAGCCATGTATTCGTCAGTGCATAAAAAAGGACAGCCAGGGAACAAATCAGGACAGTCGCTTAGAGTACCAGAGGCCTCCTACACCTCCATGCCAGGAGCCGCTCCGAGGTCCCCCTCTTCCTGTAACGATCTCTATGCCACTGTTAAAGACTTTGAGAAGATGCCAAATAGTGTCAGCACACTTCCAGCAGCAGGCAGGCCCAGCGAGGAGCCTGAGCCAGATTATGAAGCAATACAGACTCTaaacagagaggaagagaaggctgCCCCAGAGACCAACAGTCACCATGGCCTTTGCCCAAAAGAGAATGACTACGAGAGCATCGGGGACTTGCAGCAATGCCGAGACGTCACCAGGCTCTAG